TACCTGATTGCAGCGGCCGGTGCTGGCGAGCGTTTTGCCTACTACGGCATGCGCGCAATTCTAATGCTTTACATGATTGCCGGGGTTTCCGGGCAGCTGTCGGGGATGAGCTTCTCGCAGCATTCTGCCGGGATCGCCTATGGCGTATTCAACGCCCTATGCTACGGTTTGCCCTTCTTCGGCGGGCTACTTGCCGACCGGGTTATCGGCAGCCGCAAGTCGGTTTCTATCGGTGGGGTCTTCATCATCCTCGGCTTTATCGTTCTTTCGTTGGACAACAAGATGCTGCCGTTTGTGGGAGGGCTAACGCTGATTGCCATTGGCAACGGCTTCTTTAAGCCAACCGTGGTGTCGATGATCGGCGCCCTTTACGAGCAGGGCGATCCCCGTCGTGATGGCGCATTCACGCTCTACTACCAGCTCTTCAACGTCGGCGCCTTTATCGCACCGCTGCTCTGCGGCTTTGTGGCCACGCAGTGGGGGTATCTGGCCGGCTTTCTAGTTGCGGCAGGGGCCGTATCCCTGAGCATGATCATCTACTGGATTTATGCGCCAAAGTACCTCAAGGAGATTGGCAAGATGAAAAAGGTCGACAAGGCCAGCGCTGGTGAGGCGCATGCCGAAAAGGAAAAGCTCACAAAGGAGGAAAAGGACCGGCTGTCGGTGATCTTTGTGCTGCTCTTCTTCGTGACCTTCTTCTGGACCGGCTTCGAGCAGGCTGGCAGCTCCATGACAATTTTTACCGAGCAGAATATCGATAAGTCAATTGGTGGATGGGCCGTGCCAACGGCATGGTTCCAGGGCATCAACCCCTTCTTCGTATTTGTGTTTGGATTTGCGGTGTCGGCGCTTTGGCTAAAGCTGCATAAGATGGGGAAGAACCCGTCGATCCCCGTAAAGATGGGGTTGGGGATGATCTTCCTTGGGCTTGGATTCGTTGTTATGCTCGGCGCCGTGAGCCAGTACAACCAAACCGGGGCGCAGGCCAGCATGATGTGGATCGTTGCCGCCTACTTCCTGCAAACCATCGGCGAGCTGATGCTTTCGCCTATCGGGTTGTCGATGATCACCAAGCTCGCGCCACAACGGATGGTGTCGATGTTTATGGGCGTATGGTTCTTGCCATCGTTCCTGGCTCACCTCATGGGCGGATTCATTGCCGGCTACTCGCAGGATCTCGGGTATGGGCTAACCTTTGGCTGCATCGCCGCCTTTGTGATGGTGCTCGGCTTGGGTGTGATCTTCCTCAGAGGAACGCTTGTACGCCTTATGCATGGTAGGGGGTAATCCTTCTGCTATCCGATATAACGAAAGAGGCTCGAACATTCGGGCCTCTTTTGTTTTTCTAGTTGAAAACAGTAAGGTAGTTGCCGCTCGGCATAGTTCTGTAGGACTGTAGGTGCAGGTTTCCTTTCCCTTCCGCATACCCGTTAAGCAGGTTGTAGCGGGTATTGCAAACGGGGCATACCCCAAAAATCTGGTCGACAATCGTAATGCTCTTGTGGTCTTGGTTGGTGCACGTGGCATCAAAGGCGTTGTATCCAACTCCCGTGTTGGAGATGATCACCCCATTTCCGAGGTAGCCAACGGGTCGCGCTAAGTAGTAGCTCACTTTTACCGCAGTTGATGGATTCTGGAGCAGGGTGTAGCTTGGGTCGGTAAGCGAAATCGTAATATTAACCGCTGTCTGAGGCAGCAGCGGCCTTTCCTCCTTGGCGCATCCAAAAAGAAGGGGAACGGCTACAAGAAAAATTGCTGCGCATGCTTTCATCTCTACCTGTTTTTTTGATGCAATTATAGCGATTAAACCGGTATT
This window of the uncultured Acetobacteroides sp. genome carries:
- a CDS encoding peptide MFS transporter, which translates into the protein MSSSTNRQPAALYLIAAAGAGERFAYYGMRAILMLYMIAGVSGQLSGMSFSQHSAGIAYGVFNALCYGLPFFGGLLADRVIGSRKSVSIGGVFIILGFIVLSLDNKMLPFVGGLTLIAIGNGFFKPTVVSMIGALYEQGDPRRDGAFTLYYQLFNVGAFIAPLLCGFVATQWGYLAGFLVAAGAVSLSMIIYWIYAPKYLKEIGKMKKVDKASAGEAHAEKEKLTKEEKDRLSVIFVLLFFVTFFWTGFEQAGSSMTIFTEQNIDKSIGGWAVPTAWFQGINPFFVFVFGFAVSALWLKLHKMGKNPSIPVKMGLGMIFLGLGFVVMLGAVSQYNQTGAQASMMWIVAAYFLQTIGELMLSPIGLSMITKLAPQRMVSMFMGVWFLPSFLAHLMGGFIAGYSQDLGYGLTFGCIAAFVMVLGLGVIFLRGTLVRLMHGRG